The Triticum aestivum cultivar Chinese Spring chromosome 3A, IWGSC CS RefSeq v2.1, whole genome shotgun sequence genome includes a region encoding these proteins:
- the LOC123061103 gene encoding crossover junction endonuclease MUS81, whose translation MAPAMPKQRAVHLPDNEEVARLLLEKHRSMLEKDIPDNLSLTLSNAYRNVCAAKEPIRTLKDLLKIKGVGPWVIRLIKESFPASSPDLSPPKCKEKGEKGKKIKRPEHSPELVCSNSASMASQELIQLTSQEQLSYSSEVQTTGSAEFTMLDKDTGGMGNSILAMPPRLSNEKFLEAYEVVLILDDREIFGSRGKRVVGNIHSKFHVPVEIKRLPVGDGIWIARHRRSHTEYVLDFIVERKSVTDLVSSIRDSRYKDQKLRLKKCGLRKLIYLVEGDPNPLGASESIKTACFTTEILEGFDVQRTTGYSDTENTYGHLTLSIIDYYSTNFSIGANTCRVCLTYDEFVKKCCDPKKLTVSDIFALQLMQVPQVTEETAVAVIELYPTLVSLARAYSMLDGDTPAQEKMLNMKSKMVNTGASRNIFKLVWGEG comes from the exons ATGGCTCCGGCGATGCCGAAGCAGCGCGCGGTGCATCTCCCCGACAACGAGGAGGTTGCGCGCCTCCTCCTGGAGAAGCACCGGTCGATGCTGGAAAAAGACATCCCAGACAACCTGAGTCTCACGCTCTCCAACGCCTACCGCAACGTCTGCGCCGCCAAGGAGCCCATCCGGACCCTCAAGGACCTGCTCAAGATCAA GGGTGTTGGACCATGGGTCATCCGTCTCATAAAAGAGTCCTTTCCAGCGTCCAGCCCGGATTTATCTCCTCCAAAATGTAAAGAGAAAGGGGAAAAGG GGAAGAAAATAAAAAGACCAGAGCATAGTCCTGAACTTGTTTGCAGCAATTCTGCTTCTATGGCATCCCAAGAACTGATACAGTTGACCAGTCAAGAGCAGCTCAGTTACAGTTCTGAAGTTCAAACTACC GGTTCTGCTGAATTCACTATGCTAGACAAGGACACTGGTGGTATGGGCAATTCTATACTAGCTATGCCACCTCGTCTATCCAATGAAAAGTTTCTTGAAGCTTATGAAGTGGTGTTGATATTGGATGATCGTGAAATTTTTGG ATCCCGTGGCAAAAGAGTTGTTGGTAACATACATTCGAAGTTTCATGTACCTGTAGAG ATAAAACGCCTGCCTGTTGGAGATGGTATTTGGATTGCTCGTCATAGAAGATCTCATACGGAGTATGTTCTTGATTTCATTGTTGAAAGGAAAAGTGTAACAGATTTGGTTAGCTCAATTAGAGACAGCAGGTACAAAGATCAGAAATTAAGGCTAAAG AAATGTGGACTAAGGAAGCTGATATATCTGGTTGAAGGTGATCCAAACCCTTTAGGCGCATCAGAGAGCATCAAAACAGC CTGCTTCACCACTGAGATTCTTGAAGGATTTGATGTTCAGAGAACCACTGGATATTCTGATACTGAAAACACATACGGCCACCTGACACTCTCGATAATTGATTACTACAGCACAAATTTCTCAATCGGTGCTAACACTTGTCGAGTTTGCTTAACTTATGACGAGTTTGTGAAGAAGTGTTGTGACCCCAAGAAGTTAACTGTGAGCGACATATTCGCTCTACAACTTATGCAG GTACCACAGGTGACAGAAGAAACTGCAGTTGCAGTTATAGAGCTCTACCCTACTCTTGTCTCACTTGCTCGGGCGTACTCCATGCTT GATGGTGATACCCCTGCCCAAGAGAAGATGCTGAACATGAAGAGCAAGATGGTAAACACGGGGGCTAGCAGAAATATCTTCAAGCTTGTCTGGGGTGAAGGGTGA
- the LOC123061105 gene encoding histidine biosynthesis bifunctional protein hisIE, chloroplastic → MAAPLPRAPVSSPASRAALCPARSNPCTAAAPSSGALGWRRRQPCPMLSIAPGSARSTPAALAVDPKVEALLDSVKWDVKGLAVAIAQNVDTGAILMQGFANKEALAATISTRKATFYSRSRSSLWTKGETSMNFINVHDIFLDCDRDSIIYLGTPDGPTCHTGAETCYYSSVYDALQGSKSNQERQVTTTLYSLEDTISRRKEEIVTEGSGKPSWTKKLLLDNQLLCSKIREEAGELIQTLLENEEKSRTASEMADLLYHAMVLLSVRDVKMEEVLEVLRKRFSQSGVEEKASRKKS, encoded by the exons ATGGCGGCTCCACTGCCTCGCGCCCCCGTCTCCTCCCCCGCGAGCCGCGCCGCCCTATGTCCAGCTCGCTCCAACCCTTGCACGGCCGCGGCGCCATCCTCGGGGGCCCTCGGGTGGCGGCGCAGGCAGCCTTGCCCGATGCTCTCCATTGCGCCGGGCTCCGCCCGGTCGACGCCAGCAGCCCTCGCCGTCGATCCCAAG GTTGAAGCATTACTAGACAGTGTGAAGTGGGACGTCAAAGGGCTGGCAGTTGCTATTGCGCAAAATGTGGATACTGGAGCCATTCTTATGCAGGGATTTGCTAACAAAGAGGCCCTTGCAGCAACTATATCAACCAGAAAAGCTACATTCTATAGCCGTTCACGGTCTTCATTGTGGACTAAAGGGGAGACATCCATGAACTTCATCAATGTGCATGACATATTCTTGGACTGTGACCGTGATTCA ATAATATACCTTGGTACGCCAGATGGACCTACATGCCATACAGGGGCAGAGACCTGCTACTATTCTTCAGTCTATGATGCACTACAAGGTTCAAAG TCCAATCAAGAGAGGCAGGTCACCACAACTCTCTACTCGCTTGAAGATACGATCAGTAGGCGGAAGGAGGAGATAGTTACTGAAGGGAGTGGTAAGCCATCATGGACGAAAAAACTACTGCTTGATAACCAGCTGCTTTGCTCGAAAATACG CGAAGAAGCGGGGGAACTAATTCAGACACTGCTTGAGAACGAGGAGAAATCCCGTACAGCCTCAGAGATGGCTGATTTGCTGTACCACGCGATGGTGCTTCTGAGCGTGAGGGATGTGAAGATGGAAGAGGTTCTGGAGGTCCTGAGGAAACGATTTTCGCAGTCCGGAGTTGAGGAGAAGGCCAGCCGCAAGAAATCTTAG